In Venenivibrio stagnispumantis, a genomic segment contains:
- a CDS encoding L,D-transpeptidase family protein: MRKILILFSIFLFSIAYADEEEKDILLLANLYLKENQIEKIYKLADYVNKKNFSEETKYLVFEKATFLLAKNYNRNLLRQLISKIESNKENQIFPISFPKVYINNVELELGKNIFYLNDKIFGNLYIYIVKNERTLQEIALKTSTGYYELKYANPDIDPLNLKENQVIIIPLKKILPDYCRYGEICVNIPEFRLYYVIDDYVITFPVGIGDEKAQTPIGEFIITEKVKNPDWIVPPSVKKENPNYPDIIPASPDNPIGTRKMRLNDTSYMIHGTNKPEGVGMKVSYGCIVLRNEDLEKLFDLVDIKTKVIIKDTPVKVYKSMNLFESYPSVYKYQNKTSFVSSFPMRLIP, from the coding sequence ATGAGAAAGATTTTAATATTATTTAGCATATTTTTATTTTCAATAGCTTATGCAGATGAAGAAGAAAAAGATATATTACTTTTGGCTAATTTATATTTAAAAGAAAATCAGATTGAAAAAATTTATAAACTTGCAGATTATGTAAATAAGAAAAATTTTTCTGAAGAAACAAAATATTTGGTATTTGAAAAAGCAACCTTTTTACTTGCAAAAAATTATAATAGAAATCTTTTGAGACAGCTAATATCAAAAATAGAATCAAATAAAGAAAATCAGATATTCCCTATTTCTTTTCCGAAAGTATATATAAACAATGTGGAACTTGAACTTGGGAAAAATATATTTTATCTAAATGATAAAATATTTGGAAATCTTTATATTTATATTGTAAAAAATGAGAGAACACTTCAAGAAATAGCATTAAAAACATCTACCGGATATTATGAATTAAAATATGCAAATCCTGATATAGACCCATTAAATCTAAAAGAAAACCAAGTTATCATTATACCTTTAAAAAAGATATTGCCAGATTATTGTAGATATGGAGAAATATGTGTAAATATTCCGGAATTCAGATTATATTATGTTATAGATGATTATGTTATTACATTTCCGGTAGGCATTGGTGATGAAAAAGCCCAAACACCTATCGGAGAATTTATTATCACAGAAAAAGTAAAAAATCCTGATTGGATAGTTCCACCTTCTGTGAAAAAAGAAAATCCAAATTATCCTGATATAATTCCGGCAAGTCCTGATAATCCAATAGGCACCAGAAAAATGAGATTAAATGATACATCCTATATGATACACGGGACAAATAAACCGGAAGGTGTAGGTATGAAAGTCAGTTATGGTTGTATCGTTTTGAGAAATGAAGATTTAGAAAAATTATTTGATTTAGTAGATATAAAAACAAAAGTTATTATAAAAGATACGCCGGTAAAGGTGTATAAAAGTATGAATTTATTTGAAAGCTATCCTTCTGTTTATAAATATCAAAATAAAACAAGTTTTGTAAGTAGCTTTCCTATGAGATTAATTCCATGA
- a CDS encoding DUF2628 domain-containing protein, giving the protein MDRYLHIFVGKNADYYISKWEVMEATGSKISWNWAAFFFGMLWFAYRKMYSIAIMIMAFLILLQIIQLKMNTPPLIVALTNIFISIGFGMFGNYIYLDFVKNKIKEIKEKYPDENLIIAEIGRNGGTSIISAIMFGLIYLILTGFIDYYFTEVLN; this is encoded by the coding sequence TTGGATAGATATTTACATATTTTTGTTGGAAAAAATGCAGATTATTATATTTCTAAATGGGAAGTAATGGAAGCAACAGGTAGTAAAATTAGCTGGAACTGGGCAGCTTTTTTCTTTGGAATGCTTTGGTTTGCATATAGGAAGATGTATAGTATAGCCATAATGATTATGGCTTTTTTAATATTATTGCAGATAATACAGCTAAAAATGAATACACCACCTTTAATAGTAGCCTTAACAAATATATTTATATCAATTGGTTTTGGAATGTTTGGAAATTATATATATTTAGATTTTGTGAAAAATAAGATAAAAGAGATTAAAGAAAAATATCCGGATGAAAATTTAATAATAGCAGAAATAGGAAGAAATGGCGGGACAAGCATAATATCAGCAATTATGTTTGGTTTAATATATCTGATTTTAACAGGATTTATTGATTATTACTTTACGGAGGTATTAAATTGA
- a CDS encoding NAD(P)H-dependent oxidoreductase: MDYLIIYAHPNPKSFNHAIKETIENKFKEKGISFETRDLYALGFDPVLKADDFIAMEQGNYLPDVKREQEFINKTKRLVIIHPIWWYSMPAILKGYIDRVFSYGFAYILEEDIKPLLTDKEVIIFNTLGEGKEECESSGMSNCLKKTIGDIFRFCGMKILEHKLFYAVPYVTDEDRKQMLKEVEETIEKLS, translated from the coding sequence ATGGATTATTTGATAATTTATGCTCATCCAAATCCAAAAAGTTTTAATCATGCAATTAAAGAAACAATAGAAAATAAATTCAAAGAAAAAGGAATATCATTTGAAACAAGAGATTTATATGCCCTTGGATTTGACCCTGTTTTAAAAGCAGATGATTTTATAGCAATGGAACAGGGAAATTATCTTCCGGATGTTAAAAGAGAACAGGAATTTATCAATAAAACAAAAAGATTAGTTATTATCCATCCTATCTGGTGGTATTCAATGCCTGCAATTTTAAAAGGATATATTGACAGGGTCTTTTCTTATGGTTTTGCTTATATTTTAGAAGAGGATATAAAACCATTACTTACCGATAAAGAAGTGATAATTTTTAATACATTAGGAGAAGGAAAAGAAGAATGTGAATCTTCTGGAATGTCTAATTGTTTAAAGAAAACAATAGGAGATATTTTTAGATTTTGTGGAATGAAAATTTTAGAACATAAACTTTTCTATGCAGTTCCTTATGTCACCGATGAAGACAGAAAACAGATGTTAAAAGAAGTTGAAGAAACAATAGAAAAATTAAGTTAA
- the hisS gene encoding histidine--tRNA ligase: protein MIQKVRGFQDIYGENAKKYRLVVDTAREIFAKYNFEEIILPYIEDISLFKRSVGEATDIVQKEMYDFVDKGGRHVALRPEGTASCVRAYIEEKMYQESGYKKLFYEGAMFRYERPQAGRYRQFHQIGAEIFGANSPIADAQLIKMADEILKKLKISVKLEINTLGDFESRKEYVENLKQYLQQNKEYLCETCKTRIERNPLRVLDCKVESCKEITKNAPVITDFLSENSLIRYERLKNYLKAMNIDFIENPRLVRGLDYYTDTVFEFVSDKIGAQGTVLAGGRYDNLVKQLGGPDTPAVGFAAGIERLMLLVEELPKEKDLIVIIPAHTDYSIEAIKLTDKLLEKNLRVELLLKEGSLKSMFKTADKLKAKYVILVEEHLRLKDMQTAEQKEYINVEDLVEAIVV, encoded by the coding sequence ATGATACAAAAAGTAAGAGGATTTCAGGATATTTATGGAGAAAATGCAAAAAAATATAGATTGGTAGTAGATACTGCAAGGGAGATTTTTGCAAAATACAATTTTGAAGAGATAATACTTCCTTATATAGAAGATATATCTTTATTTAAAAGGTCTGTAGGAGAAGCTACCGATATAGTTCAAAAAGAGATGTATGATTTTGTTGATAAAGGCGGAAGACATGTAGCACTAAGACCGGAAGGAACTGCAAGTTGTGTCAGGGCTTATATAGAAGAAAAGATGTATCAGGAATCAGGATATAAAAAGTTATTTTATGAAGGGGCTATGTTTAGATATGAAAGACCACAAGCCGGAAGATATAGACAGTTTCACCAGATAGGAGCAGAAATATTTGGAGCAAACTCACCAATTGCAGATGCTCAGCTTATAAAAATGGCAGATGAAATACTAAAAAAATTAAAAATATCCGTAAAATTAGAAATAAACACCCTTGGAGATTTTGAATCAAGAAAAGAGTATGTAGAGAATTTGAAACAATATCTACAGCAAAACAAAGAATATCTTTGTGAAACCTGTAAAACAAGAATAGAAAGAAATCCACTTAGGGTTTTGGATTGTAAAGTGGAAAGCTGTAAAGAAATAACTAAAAATGCACCGGTTATAACAGATTTTTTATCTGAAAATTCTTTAATAAGATATGAAAGATTAAAAAATTATTTAAAAGCTATGAATATTGATTTTATAGAAAATCCAAGATTGGTAAGAGGGCTTGATTATTATACAGATACCGTTTTTGAGTTTGTATCTGATAAAATAGGAGCACAGGGAACTGTTTTAGCCGGTGGAAGATATGATAATCTTGTCAAACAACTTGGAGGACCAGATACGCCGGCAGTAGGCTTTGCAGCCGGCATAGAAAGATTGATGCTTCTTGTAGAAGAGCTACCAAAAGAAAAAGATTTAATAGTAATAATACCGGCACATACAGATTATTCAATAGAAGCAATCAAATTAACAGATAAATTATTAGAAAAAAATCTAAGAGTTGAACTTCTTCTTAAAGAAGGCTCTTTAAAATCAATGTTTAAAACAGCAGATAAATTAAAAGCAAAATATGTTATCTTGGTAGAAGAACACCTTAGGCTAAAAGATATGCAAACAGCAGAGCAAAAAGAATATATTAATGTAGAAGATTTGGTAGAGGCGATAGTTGTTTAG
- a CDS encoding 2-oxo acid dehydrogenase subunit E2: MAVDVKGELFAPVIKNINTKTLKQIKEELEIIKEKAKSGRFSSEDLKGATFSISNLGMYDVIQFDAIIPPNHVGIVAVGKEVDNKVKLTFSFDHRIINGKETALFIKRFREKLMDENYLKSLSS; this comes from the coding sequence TTGGCTGTTGATGTAAAAGGAGAGTTATTTGCACCGGTTATAAAAAATATAAATACAAAAACATTAAAACAGATTAAAGAAGAACTTGAAATAATAAAAGAAAAAGCAAAATCAGGAAGATTTTCTTCAGAGGATTTAAAAGGAGCAACATTCTCAATTTCAAATCTTGGAATGTATGATGTAATCCAATTTGATGCAATTATACCGCCAAATCATGTAGGTATCGTGGCAGTAGGAAAAGAAGTAGATAACAAAGTGAAGCTAACTTTTAGTTTTGACCATAGAATAATAAATGGAAAAGAAACAGCTTTATTTATAAAAAGATTTAGAGAAAAATTAATGGATGAAAATTATTTAAAATCTCTATCTTCTTAA
- a CDS encoding cupin domain-containing protein encodes MAKVVFRNSGKVIEDNTQIKEILSEYGIVYDVWGVDRLSEDLRKDYELSEEKQKEIIKAYEKELKELKEKMGYITEDIVVLWEKTPNLEGLEAKFKREHHHTDDEVRFVIDGSGVFPVNIGDDIMDIYVEAGELIVVPAGARHWFELDENKKIKCIRVFKTPAGWEAIYEKDEKATWG; translated from the coding sequence ATGGCAAAAGTTGTATTTAGAAATTCAGGAAAAGTGATAGAAGATAATACTCAAATAAAAGAGATTTTATCCGAGTATGGTATAGTTTATGATGTTTGGGGAGTAGATAGATTATCGGAAGATTTAAGAAAAGATTATGAGCTTTCAGAAGAAAAGCAAAAAGAGATAATAAAAGCTTATGAAAAAGAGTTAAAAGAGTTAAAAGAAAAAATGGGATACATAACAGAAGATATTGTTGTTTTATGGGAAAAAACTCCAAATTTAGAAGGATTAGAAGCAAAATTTAAAAGAGAACACCATCATACAGATGATGAGGTAAGATTTGTTATAGATGGAAGTGGGGTATTTCCTGTTAATATAGGAGATGATATTATGGATATATATGTAGAAGCAGGAGAGTTAATAGTAGTGCCTGCCGGTGCAAGACATTGGTTTGAACTTGATGAAAATAAAAAAATAAAATGTATCAGAGTTTTTAAAACACCTGCCGGCTGGGAAGCAATATATGAAAAAGATGAAAAAGCTACCTGGGGCTAA
- the thiS gene encoding sulfur carrier protein ThiS encodes MKLIINGEEREFDKELTIEELVKELGITSPNFAVAVGMDVIPKSEYSSYKLKDGDKVEIVHFVGGG; translated from the coding sequence ATGAAGCTTATTATAAATGGAGAAGAAAGAGAGTTTGATAAAGAACTTACCATAGAGGAACTTGTGAAAGAGCTTGGTATTACTTCTCCGAATTTTGCAGTGGCAGTTGGAATGGATGTTATTCCAAAAAGTGAGTATAGCAGTTATAAACTAAAAGATGGAGATAAAGTAGAAATAGTTCATTTCGTAGGTGGTGGTTAA
- a CDS encoding patatin-like phospholipase family protein, producing the protein MKKVGLVLSGGAVRGLAHIGVLKALQEIGIKPTILSGVSAGSLVGVFYCYGYSPKEMEEIALKTNFLNYIKPIIPKKAFFSIKSMSKFLKKYIHISDLSQLKIPLYVAVTNLNKGEVEYFNEGDIFTLLRASSSIPVLFEPVEYKKEIYVDGGLMNNLPVEPIKDKVDITIAVEVNPFNKSNGDNIISISIKSFYLAIRSNVLLRKNLCDIFIQPEDLAKIPIFATWKSKEAIDIGYKSVINKANEIEMIVR; encoded by the coding sequence ATGAAAAAAGTTGGATTGGTTCTATCTGGTGGAGCAGTCAGAGGTTTAGCTCATATAGGTGTTTTAAAAGCTCTACAAGAGATAGGAATAAAACCTACTATATTAAGTGGTGTAAGTGCCGGAAGTTTGGTTGGTGTATTTTACTGCTATGGATATTCTCCAAAAGAAATGGAAGAGATAGCATTAAAAACAAATTTTTTAAATTATATAAAACCAATTATTCCCAAAAAAGCTTTCTTTTCTATAAAAAGTATGTCAAAATTTTTGAAAAAATATATACATATTTCCGATTTATCCCAGCTTAAAATACCTTTGTATGTTGCCGTTACAAATCTAAATAAAGGTGAAGTTGAATATTTTAATGAAGGTGATATATTTACACTACTTAGAGCCTCTTCTTCTATCCCTGTTTTATTTGAACCGGTAGAGTATAAAAAAGAGATTTATGTAGATGGTGGTTTAATGAATAACCTGCCAGTTGAACCTATTAAAGATAAAGTAGATATAACTATAGCGGTAGAGGTAAATCCATTTAATAAATCCAACGGAGATAATATAATCTCAATCTCTATTAAAAGCTTTTATCTTGCTATCAGGTCTAACGTCTTACTTCGGAAGAATTTATGTGATATTTTTATACAGCCGGAAGATTTAGCCAAAATTCCTATATTTGCTACATGGAAATCCAAAGAAGCGATAGATATAGGTTATAAATCAGTTATAAATAAGGCAAATGAGATAGAAATGATAGTTAGATAA
- a CDS encoding flagellar brake protein, with amino-acid sequence MNKKREFWNYLKGKNLSDEQIKILWDYSEIIGRDPFIAIENKPAFEKIIDIYEKRNPNYDEGLIQDMREKLGFYNVMEYIPIVTTKEIETYTKAKLIFEGIINEIYLVDKDEEYMYWLLPNKNFRIQNGDEVQILLIREKDGIYYIKEKIENIEETPEGILLKMHHTFNFERKQRREFHRFEIEIDAILGRTIKENNKVFTQWIGGKIQDISPGGIRFCLTEKSKRLPIGTQALIKFELSGKEINEKVEVVNIFEKEDIICFGMKFIDIKEERQRFIYNYINKKLSSLYNQIKGKNEDQENLNIEIENELNKLNIENSKQD; translated from the coding sequence TTGAATAAAAAAAGAGAATTTTGGAATTATCTTAAAGGAAAAAATTTATCAGATGAACAGATAAAAATATTGTGGGATTATTCAGAAATAATAGGAAGAGATCCATTTATTGCTATAGAAAATAAACCTGCCTTTGAAAAAATTATAGATATATATGAAAAGAGAAATCCTAACTATGATGAAGGATTAATCCAAGATATGAGAGAAAAATTAGGTTTTTATAATGTAATGGAATATATACCAATAGTGACTACAAAAGAAATAGAAACATATACAAAAGCAAAACTAATATTTGAAGGAATAATAAATGAAATTTATTTGGTAGATAAAGATGAAGAATATATGTATTGGCTTTTACCTAATAAGAATTTTCGTATTCAGAATGGGGATGAAGTGCAGATTTTATTAATAAGGGAAAAAGATGGGATCTATTATATAAAAGAAAAAATAGAAAATATTGAAGAAACACCAGAAGGCATTTTATTAAAAATGCACCATACTTTTAATTTTGAACGAAAACAGAGAAGGGAATTCCATAGGTTTGAAATAGAAATTGATGCTATTTTGGGACGAACAATTAAGGAAAATAATAAAGTTTTTACTCAATGGATAGGTGGAAAAATACAAGATATTAGCCCGGGAGGAATTAGATTTTGCTTAACCGAAAAAAGTAAAAGATTACCCATAGGAACCCAAGCTTTAATAAAATTTGAATTATCCGGTAAAGAAATAAATGAAAAAGTTGAAGTTGTTAATATCTTTGAAAAAGAGGATATAATCTGTTTTGGAATGAAATTTATAGATATTAAGGAAGAAAGACAAAGATTTATTTATAATTATATAAATAAAAAACTTTCAAGTTTATATAATCAAATAAAAGGAAAAAATGAAGATCAGGAAAATTTAAATATAGAAATTGAAAATGAATTAAATAAACTCAATATTGAAAATAGCAAACAAGATTAA
- a CDS encoding enoyl-ACP reductase FabI, translating to MSLLAGKKALILGLANDKSIAYGIAKKFYEHGATLGFNYLDERIEKRVRPIAEEFNAELVVKCDVSKDEEIQNLFNEVKEKWGNIDIIVHSIAYANKEYLKDYYYKVDRASFLEAMDISVYSFTAIARQFLPIFNEGGSLLTLSYYGAEKVVYNYNVMGVAKAALEASVKYLARDLGEIKNLRVNCISAGPIKTLAAMGIAQFSEIQKVAEERSPLKKSVTIEEVGNTALFLCSDLASGITGEIIYVDAGYHIIGM from the coding sequence TTGAGTTTATTAGCCGGTAAAAAAGCCCTAATTCTTGGTCTTGCAAATGATAAAAGTATTGCTTACGGTATAGCGAAAAAATTTTATGAACATGGAGCTACTCTTGGTTTTAATTATTTAGATGAAAGAATAGAAAAAAGAGTAAGACCGATAGCAGAAGAATTTAATGCAGAGCTTGTTGTAAAATGTGATGTATCTAAGGATGAAGAGATACAAAATTTATTTAATGAAGTAAAGGAAAAATGGGGAAATATTGATATTATAGTTCATTCTATAGCTTATGCCAATAAAGAGTATCTTAAAGATTATTATTATAAAGTTGATAGGGCCTCTTTTTTAGAAGCTATGGATATTAGTGTATATTCTTTTACTGCAATAGCAAGGCAGTTTTTACCTATATTTAATGAAGGTGGAAGTTTATTAACATTATCTTATTATGGAGCTGAAAAGGTTGTTTATAACTACAATGTTATGGGTGTTGCAAAAGCAGCCCTTGAAGCTTCTGTAAAATATCTTGCAAGAGATCTTGGAGAAATCAAAAATCTTAGGGTAAATTGTATATCTGCAGGACCTATAAAAACTCTTGCTGCAATGGGAATAGCCCAATTTAGCGAAATACAAAAAGTTGCAGAAGAAAGGTCTCCTCTAAAAAAATCTGTAACTATTGAAGAAGTAGGAAATACAGCATTATTTTTATGTTCAGACCTTGCATCCGGCATAACCGGTGAAATAATATATGTAGATGCCGGATATCATATTATAGGAATGTAA
- the tgt gene encoding tRNA guanosine(34) transglycosylase Tgt, producing MFRFELIKEDGFARLGKIYTSHGEIETPIFMPVGTQGTVKAVTMEHLHNIKAQIILGNTYHLYLRPGINVIKHFKGLHNFTGWNKPILTDSGGFQVFSLAEGKAKEGKQKAKVELTEEGVRFKSHLDGSWHFFSPEFVIQIQEIFGSDIMMPLDECPPYPVSHQKAKEAVERTIRWLKRSKEAKTTQNALFGIIQGSVYEDLRKESALKTVELDMDGYSIGGLSVGEPAEYMYAMTEICTQIIPKNKPRYLMGVGTPENIIESVDRGIDMFDCVMPTRNARNGTLFTSYGKLNIRSSKYKLDENPVDINCDCYTCKNFSRGYLRHLYNAQEITAYILGTIHNLRFYLKLMEDIRNSIKENRFKQFKNEFLERYNSNL from the coding sequence TTGTTTAGGTTTGAATTAATAAAAGAAGATGGCTTTGCAAGGCTTGGGAAGATTTATACATCCCATGGAGAAATAGAAACACCAATATTTATGCCTGTTGGAACCCAAGGAACAGTAAAAGCAGTTACAATGGAACATCTACACAATATAAAAGCCCAGATTATCCTTGGAAATACTTATCATCTTTACTTAAGACCCGGAATAAATGTTATAAAACATTTTAAAGGGCTTCATAATTTTACCGGATGGAATAAACCAATATTGACAGATAGTGGAGGATTTCAAGTTTTTAGCCTTGCCGAAGGAAAAGCAAAAGAAGGAAAACAAAAAGCCAAAGTAGAACTCACAGAAGAAGGAGTTAGATTTAAATCTCATCTGGATGGCTCCTGGCATTTTTTCTCACCGGAATTTGTTATTCAGATACAGGAAATATTTGGCTCTGATATAATGATGCCTCTTGATGAATGCCCACCTTATCCTGTCTCTCACCAAAAGGCAAAAGAAGCAGTAGAAAGAACAATAAGATGGTTAAAACGTTCCAAAGAAGCAAAAACAACCCAAAATGCATTATTTGGAATTATACAGGGCTCGGTATATGAAGATTTAAGGAAGGAAAGTGCATTAAAAACCGTTGAGCTTGATATGGATGGTTACTCTATCGGTGGATTATCTGTAGGAGAGCCGGCAGAATATATGTATGCAATGACAGAAATATGCACTCAGATTATACCAAAAAACAAACCAAGATACCTTATGGGAGTAGGAACCCCTGAAAATATAATTGAGAGTGTAGATAGAGGAATAGATATGTTTGATTGTGTAATGCCAACCAGAAATGCAAGAAATGGCACATTATTCACCAGCTACGGAAAATTAAATATCCGGTCTTCAAAGTATAAATTAGATGAAAATCCGGTAGATATAAATTGTGATTGTTATACCTGCAAAAATTTTTCAAGAGGTTATCTAAGACATCTTTATAATGCCCAAGAAATAACAGCTTATATTCTTGGAACTATACATAACCTTAGATTTTATCTAAAATTAATGGAAGATATCAGAAATTCTATTAAAGAAAACAGATTTAAACAATTTAAAAATGAATTTTTAGAGAGATATAACTCAAATCTTTAG
- a CDS encoding thiamine pyrophosphate-dependent enzyme gives MIKSYTEQFYYLMKLGREFELKAKEEYMKGNIGGFLHLAIGEEAVHVGAIIGFGKGDVFTPYREHILAIISKCKHIFGC, from the coding sequence ATGATTAAATCTTATACAGAACAATTTTATTACTTGATGAAGTTGGGAAGGGAGTTTGAATTAAAAGCAAAAGAAGAATATATGAAAGGAAATATCGGAGGATTTTTGCATCTGGCTATTGGAGAAGAAGCAGTTCATGTAGGTGCTATTATAGGCTTTGGGAAAGGCGATGTATTTACTCCTTATAGAGAGCATATATTAGCAATTATATCCAAATGCAAACATATCTTTGGCTGTTGA
- a CDS encoding methylthioribulose 1-phosphate dehydratase, with protein MEIYIEEKQKAIHILNEIKVKLYHKGWFPATSGNLSYKLHDEPLVFAVTTSGKDKGTVSNEDVIFVDKEGKAVERTRLKPSAETKIHSYIYQKTDAKCVIHIHTPNNNFISSIYFEDGKVPVKDMEMIKALDIWKEDAYIEIPIIENYFNLEKLAEEASKAINSDVPAILIKNHGIYCWGRDEFEAKRHIEAFEFIFEYMKNMILFKRDKQIWR; from the coding sequence ATGGAGATATATATTGAGGAAAAGCAAAAAGCTATTCATATTCTAAATGAGATAAAAGTTAAACTTTATCATAAAGGATGGTTTCCGGCAACAAGTGGAAATTTATCTTATAAATTACATGATGAACCTCTTGTATTTGCCGTAACAACTTCCGGAAAAGATAAAGGAACTGTATCTAATGAAGATGTTATATTTGTAGACAAAGAAGGAAAAGCAGTAGAAAGAACAAGATTAAAGCCATCAGCAGAAACAAAAATCCATTCGTATATATATCAAAAAACAGATGCAAAATGTGTAATTCATATACACACACCGAATAACAACTTTATATCTTCCATATATTTTGAAGATGGAAAAGTTCCGGTAAAAGATATGGAAATGATTAAAGCCCTTGATATATGGAAAGAAGATGCATACATAGAGATACCTATAATAGAAAATTATTTTAATCTTGAAAAATTGGCAGAAGAAGCTTCAAAAGCAATAAATTCTGATGTCCCTGCAATACTTATAAAAAACCATGGGATATACTGTTGGGGTAGAGATGAGTTTGAAGCAAAAAGACATATAGAAGCATTTGAGTTTATATTTGAATATATGAAAAATATGATATTATTTAAAAGAGACAAACAGATTTGGAGGTAA
- a CDS encoding GGDEF domain-containing protein translates to MDCKFLKILNEKQTLNEKEIKFITDIAKESLKIMVRNKIPLIPDNFEKIFIVFCHFMEQKKYFADIDVMSLYKNFLEININKFQEKENIDPKKLEDLTVKIGENIEIIKNIINKNYKNLQKSEDTLQHYAKDLSLDKIDEILEEIKKLRKQNATIKNKIEERQDKIKNLKKEIENAKREANIDFLTGLYNRRSFFRALEDYFKIYKEKDVIFSIILFDIDHFKKINDTYGHDAGDLVLIDVASVLKSNLKSSTISGRIGGEEFGILMLDNLERAVNVAEMLRRTFETRKIIYQDKTIKYTASFGVTQIKKDDNIDSFLKRADELLYFAKKLGRNTVVSDM, encoded by the coding sequence ATGGATTGTAAATTTTTAAAAATATTAAATGAAAAACAAACTCTTAATGAAAAAGAAATAAAATTTATTACAGATATTGCAAAAGAATCATTAAAAATTATGGTAAGAAATAAAATTCCATTAATACCGGATAATTTTGAAAAAATATTTATAGTATTTTGTCATTTCATGGAACAGAAAAAATATTTTGCTGATATAGATGTAATGAGCTTATACAAAAACTTTTTAGAAATTAATATCAATAAATTTCAAGAAAAAGAAAATATTGACCCCAAAAAACTTGAAGATTTAACAGTTAAAATTGGAGAAAATATAGAAATTATAAAAAATATAATAAATAAAAATTATAAAAATTTACAGAAATCCGAAGATACATTACAACATTATGCTAAGGATTTATCTTTAGATAAGATAGATGAAATATTAGAAGAAATAAAAAAATTAAGAAAACAAAATGCTACCATAAAAAATAAAATAGAAGAGCGTCAAGATAAGATAAAAAATTTAAAAAAGGAAATAGAAAATGCAAAAAGAGAAGCTAATATTGATTTTTTAACCGGTTTATATAATCGAAGAAGCTTTTTTAGGGCATTGGAAGATTATTTTAAAATATACAAAGAAAAAGATGTTATATTTTCCATAATTCTTTTTGATATTGACCATTTTAAGAAAATTAATGATACTTATGGTCATGATGCCGGTGATTTAGTTTTAATAGATGTAGCATCTGTTTTAAAATCTAATTTAAAATCAAGTACTATTTCAGGAAGGATAGGTGGAGAAGAGTTTGGTATCTTGATGTTAGATAATTTGGAGAGAGCAGTTAATGTGGCAGAAATGTTAAGAAGAACCTTTGAAACTAGAAAAATAATTTATCAAGATAAAACTATTAAATATACTGCAAGTTTTGGAGTTACTCAAATAAAAAAAGATGATAATATTGACTCTTTTTTAAAAAGAGCTGATGAATTGTTATATTTTGCAAAAAAATTAGGTAGAAATACAGTAGTGTCGGATATGTAA